CTTCTTTGTTGTTGATTAACTCTAAGGAGGCCGCAGCGGCCACCCCTTGCGTCGGAAGCGCCGCCAACAGCGCCATGGCCAAAACCATCCCGCAGAAGCTGCGCACCAAGCAACGTTGCCATTCTCTAATTTTTTCAGCTCCTTTATTTTTTACATTTTCCTTAACAGTACAATAAATCTATTTTTTTAGCAAATACAGGAAGCCTTCTCCCTTGGCTTGTTGCGACAAGTTAGCTTTTTTTATCTTTCCTTACCCGTCGCAATGTCATATAATTTATAATATAGGAAATAAATTACAAGGAGGGTCTAACTATGCCGGTAAAAAAAATCCTGGTTGCTTTTGACGGTTCCAAGCATAGCCGCAAAGCTCTGGAGTGGGCGCTAAACTCCTATGAGAACGGTACTGCCTCTATTGAAGTCGTCACCGTGGTAGAACCCATCGGAAACTTTTCTACTCCGGAAGCATTCCCTCTGGAAGTAACGGCCTTGCGCCACGATCAGCACGCCATGCGCGAAGAAAAGCTCAAAGAGCTGCGCCAAGAATGGGCGCTCTGCGGCAAAGAGTTTACCCCTCGTGTTCTTGAGGGGAACATCGTCGAGACCCTGCTTGATTACAGCATGGAAATCAGCGCCGATTTACTGGTAACAGGCACACGCGGCGCCGGCGGCTTTGAAGGCCTGCTTTTGGGCAGTGTAGCGCATGAGCTTGTGACTCATGCCAAAATGCCTGTAGTCGTGGTTAAATAATAATAAAGAAACAGAGAAAAGGAACTGCATGACTAGGCAGCTCCTTTTCTCTTTATCCCATACAATATAAGGAGATCATTGAGCATAATGAAAATGAATTGCCACCCCGGGGTTGCCGCGGCTCTATTTTCAGCCTTTTTATTTGGCACCGGGACGCCTTTGGCTAAACTATTTCTTACTGCCGTCAATCCCTGGCTTTTAGCCGGTTTATTATACCTTGGTTCCGGCATCGGCCTGGCGCTATGCCGTCTTTTCTACCAAACACCTGCCGTACGCCTATCCGTCAAGGACAGCCTCTGGTTTGCCGGGGCTATTGCTGCCGGAGGCATTCTGGCACCAGTTTTATTGATGTTTGGCCTGACCAATACGCCCGCCTCGGACGCCTCCTTGCTGTTAAACGCCGAAGGCTTGTTTACAACCTTATTAGCCTGGTTTGTTTTCAAGGAAAACTTTGGCCCGAAAATTTTCCTAGGTATGCTGGCTATTGTCGGGGGCGCCGTTCTTTTGAGCTGGCCGGACGGAGCCGGTTTAGCCTCTCTTTGGCCTGCTTTAGCAATCCTAGGAGCTTGTTTGGCCTGGGGAATTGATAATAATTTAACGCGTAAAGTTTCGCTTGCCGATCCGGTCTGGCTGGCCTCCTGCAAAGGACTTGCAGCCGGCTCCGTCAATCTGATCTTAGCTTGCCTTGTCGGCGCTGAACTGCCCTCGCTGCCTCACGTGGCGGGCGCTATGGTTGTAGGCTTTTTCGCCTATGGCGTAAGTTTGGTTTTATTCATCCTCGGTCTGCGTTTTCTTGGCACTGCGCGAACTGGCGCGTATTTTTCCGTGGCGCCTTTTATCGGCGCCGCCATGGCTGTCGTCTTAGGCGAGCCGTTGACCGTACCGCTAGTCTTCGCCGGCCTCTTGATGTCTTGCGGCATCTGGCTCCACCTAACGGAAAACCATACACATGCTCATAGGCATACAGAGTTGGGCCACGAACATGAACATATCCATGACGAACATCACCAGCACACACACGATTCCCCGGTCGCCTCCGATACAGCCCACACACATTCCCACCAGCATCCCTCATTAGAACACACACATACGCACTTTCCAGACTCCCACCATCAACATAAACATTAAGAAGAGCGCTTTATTTCCTGCCCGCTGCAATGAGGCTGACAAATTCTTGCCAGGGAAAAGCCGCTCCAGGACAGTCCGTCCCCTCTGTCACCGCACGATGGGGCTTCACATTTTCCAAGGAAATATGATATTTCTTCATCAATTCCCGCGTCAAATTTGCCGCTCCTTGCAGCTGCTCCAACGCCGGACGCTCCTTGCTGAAGTCTCCAACCAGCACAATGCCCAGACTGCGCTGATTAACTCCCAAAGCATGCGCGCCGACCACGTTCTCCGGCCTCCCTTCGGTCGCTTTCCCGTCGGCAAATACCAACTTATGGTAACCTATGCCGGCCCAGCCATTGGTCAAATGCAAGTCTTGAATATCTTCTCGCGTCGTCGTGAGCGGCATCGCCGCATGATGAACGACAATCAGCTCTGTCTTTTTTCGCAGAACCAGCGGCTCCGAAAAATACAGCTGCGGCAAAAAGTAATTGTCGCTTTTAACCCACGCGCCTTCGGTCGGCGCTTTCACTTTGCCCGGTT
This genomic window from uncultured Anaeromusa sp. contains:
- a CDS encoding universal stress protein produces the protein MPVKKILVAFDGSKHSRKALEWALNSYENGTASIEVVTVVEPIGNFSTPEAFPLEVTALRHDQHAMREEKLKELRQEWALCGKEFTPRVLEGNIVETLLDYSMEISADLLVTGTRGAGGFEGLLLGSVAHELVTHAKMPVVVVK
- a CDS encoding DMT family transporter, whose amino-acid sequence is MKMNCHPGVAAALFSAFLFGTGTPLAKLFLTAVNPWLLAGLLYLGSGIGLALCRLFYQTPAVRLSVKDSLWFAGAIAAGGILAPVLLMFGLTNTPASDASLLLNAEGLFTTLLAWFVFKENFGPKIFLGMLAIVGGAVLLSWPDGAGLASLWPALAILGACLAWGIDNNLTRKVSLADPVWLASCKGLAAGSVNLILACLVGAELPSLPHVAGAMVVGFFAYGVSLVLFILGLRFLGTARTGAYFSVAPFIGAAMAVVLGEPLTVPLVFAGLLMSCGIWLHLTENHTHAHRHTELGHEHEHIHDEHHQHTHDSPVASDTAHTHSHQHPSLEHTHTHFPDSHHQHKH